The following are encoded together in the Bos taurus isolate L1 Dominette 01449 registration number 42190680 breed Hereford chromosome 10, ARS-UCD2.0, whole genome shotgun sequence genome:
- the OR4G8 gene encoding olfactory receptor family 4 subfamily G member 8 codes for MGGLNDSMVNEFVLLALSCSWEKRLFLILLCSLLYLGVILGNLFIFFLVIFDSHLHSPMYFLLANLSLIDVGLSCTTVPKIITDLLNEDKIISFQSCMTQICFIHTIGGVEMVLLIAMAFDRCTAICKPLHYLKIMNPKICVSFVITGWIIGVIHAMSQFLFVIKLPFCGPNEVDSFYCDFPKIIKLACTDGAKLEFIVTANSGFMSMGTFFLLILSYSFILVTVWKRSSGDLSKAFVTLSAHITVVFLFFTPCMFLYVWPSPPPSLDKNLFIVDFAITPVLNPAIYTLRNKDIKVSIKRLLKKIFYSRFC; via the coding sequence ATGGGGGGACTAAATGACTCTATGGTCAATGAGTTTGTGTTATTGGCCCTTTCTTGCTCTTGGGAGAAAAGGCTTTTTCTTATTTTGCTATGTTCTTTGCTCTACTTAGGGGTCATCTTGGGAaacctgtttattttctttttagtaattTTTGATTCTCACTTACATTCTCCTATGTACTTCCTACTCGCCAACCTGTCCCTCATTGATGTGGGCCTTTCCTGTACCACAGTCCCCAAGATAATCACAGACCTCttaaatgaagacaaaataataTCTTTCCAAAGTTGTATGACACAGATATGTTTCATCCACACCATAGGAGGAGTGGAGATGGTGTTACTTATAGCCATGGCATTTGACAGGTGCACAGCAATATGTAAGCCTCTTCACTACTTGAAAATCATGAACCCTAAAATATGTGTTTCATTTGTAATCACTGGCTGGATAATTGGGGTGATCCATGCTATGtctcaatttttatttgttataaAATTGCCATTCTGTGGGCCTAATGAAGTAGACAGCTTTTATTGTGACTTTCCTAAGATTATAAAGCTTGCATGCACAGATGGAGCCAAGCTTGAGTTTATTGTTACTGCCAACAGTGGCTTCATGAGCATGGGCACCTTCTTCCTGCTGATCCTTTCCTACTCCTTCATTTTGGTCACTGTCTGGAAACGTTCTTCAGGAGACTTGTCCAAGGCATTTGTCACTTTGTCAGCTCACATCactgtggtttttttgtttttcactccATGCATGTTTCTCTATGTCTGGCCTTCTCCTCCACCATCACTTGATAAAAATCTGTTCATTGTTGACTTTGCTATTACCCCTGTGTTGAATCCTGCCATCTATACACTGAGGAACAAAGACATAAAAGTATCAATAAAAAGATTGctcaaaaagatattttattccaGATTTTGTTGA